In Leptodesmis sichuanensis A121, the following are encoded in one genomic region:
- a CDS encoding DUF4327 family protein — MTQQVIHPMAKLQRQVRSLVDSKLLRPTDSIWKIALLYGDDWSFWKQELLAYDFTMQDPVSDLLAVESWDDEE, encoded by the coding sequence ATGACCCAACAGGTTATTCACCCGATGGCTAAGTTGCAGCGTCAAGTACGATCGCTCGTTGACTCCAAGCTGCTGCGACCCACTGACAGTATCTGGAAAATCGCACTCCTCTATGGGGACGATTGGAGCTTTTGGAAACAAGAACTGCTGGCTTACGACTTCACTATGCAAGATCCCGTTAGTGATCTGCTGGCCGTTGAAAGCTGGGATGACGAAGAATAG
- a CDS encoding right-handed parallel beta-helix repeat-containing protein, translating into MKRYLPIWFAMGWVFLGLTGCDRRGNLVSETRCSSAIAEVTNTWRVTYYTNRTHLNPNNVRVEEFGKTQLTNRNGEKPVNAASGPNEDGVWFPALPPEPTPEEIENQRQFGERYNPPELNRNVKFTLQCTVGDLAADGAIYRQAIVALRVSRNFRVSYSMGQVLQVLTPSAEEKTANKRNSAMPDQEPAEVGRPLPEPSSPVVYVDPVTGNDRAIGSESQPLKTITQALKTVQAGAIIQLRPGLYSAESDEVFPLQIKPGVTLRGDVQAQGRGIQITGGGKFLSPTWAGQSVVIVAGGDARIEGVSVTNPNTRGTGIWVEAGSPIIEHSTFIGNNREAIFVSGNAAPKIRSNVIDQNGGNGISFTRDSSGVADSNIIRNSGFGVSITERATPRLVKNQITQNKDGVVLSGETQPLLRYNTIENNTRDGIVITSTAEPTLKQNTFNGNGQYDVHNATSKPVKVEETQLADLKVKGRVN; encoded by the coding sequence ATGAAACGGTATTTGCCAATTTGGTTTGCCATGGGCTGGGTCTTCCTGGGACTCACGGGCTGCGATCGACGGGGCAATCTGGTGAGCGAGACTCGTTGCAGTAGTGCGATCGCAGAAGTCACTAACACCTGGCGCGTGACCTACTACACTAACCGAACTCATTTGAATCCTAATAATGTGCGGGTTGAAGAATTTGGCAAGACTCAACTGACGAACCGCAATGGGGAAAAACCAGTTAATGCCGCTTCTGGGCCAAACGAGGATGGGGTATGGTTTCCGGCCCTTCCCCCTGAACCCACTCCAGAAGAGATCGAAAATCAGCGCCAGTTTGGCGAACGGTACAACCCGCCGGAACTAAACCGCAATGTAAAATTTACCCTGCAATGTACGGTGGGTGATTTAGCTGCCGATGGAGCGATTTATCGGCAGGCGATCGTGGCTCTGCGGGTCAGCAGAAATTTCCGCGTGAGTTATAGCATGGGTCAAGTCCTGCAAGTGCTAACTCCTTCGGCAGAAGAAAAAACAGCTAACAAGCGGAACTCTGCCATGCCAGATCAGGAACCCGCTGAAGTCGGTCGCCCCCTGCCCGAACCGTCGTCACCCGTGGTGTATGTAGATCCCGTGACTGGCAATGATCGGGCGATCGGCTCCGAATCTCAACCCTTAAAAACCATTACTCAAGCATTAAAAACGGTTCAAGCTGGAGCAATCATCCAACTGCGCCCAGGCTTGTACAGTGCCGAAAGTGATGAGGTGTTTCCACTGCAGATTAAACCCGGTGTCACTCTCCGAGGAGATGTCCAGGCGCAGGGGCGGGGCATTCAAATTACGGGAGGTGGCAAGTTTCTCAGCCCCACATGGGCCGGACAAAGTGTGGTCATCGTTGCGGGAGGCGATGCCCGGATTGAAGGTGTGAGCGTCACCAATCCCAACACTCGCGGCACGGGAATCTGGGTTGAGGCGGGTTCCCCCATCATTGAACACAGTACGTTTATAGGGAACAATCGGGAAGCCATCTTTGTTTCTGGGAATGCCGCTCCCAAAATTCGCAGCAATGTCATTGATCAAAATGGGGGCAATGGTATCTCCTTTACCCGTGATAGTAGTGGCGTAGCAGACAGTAATATCATTCGCAATAGCGGCTTTGGAGTGTCAATTACTGAACGGGCCACACCTCGCCTGGTAAAAAATCAGATTACTCAAAATAAAGATGGTGTGGTGTTATCGGGAGAAACCCAACCCCTGTTGCGCTACAACACGATCGAGAACAACACCCGCGATGGGATCGTGATCACAAGCACTGCTGAACCAACCCTGAAGCAAAATACCTTCAATGGCAATGGCCAGTACGACGTGCATAATGCCACCAGCAAACCCGTGAAGGTGGAAGAGACCCAGTTGGCGGATTTGAAGGTAAAGGGACGAGTAAATTGA
- the cobJ gene encoding precorrin-3B C(17)-methyltransferase, translated as MIKITIHGKIVSHHRFTPTLIFQDFQPIAAIATTPLGVQLLQRSLPSQTATLWVPESLRDRLQPVTEPSLRSYSGSLKAHLASLWASHRSFVFCLATGAVVRLIAPLLQDKASDPAVVVLDEAGQFVISLTGGHQGGSDRLSRLLALQLGATPVLTGASNSLGLPGIDVIGLPFGWVRGEGDWTGVSAAIARQAPVQVIQEAGTTLWRDHLPPEHPLVFAEWGDQGVGIGDEALQAAIWITPRLTPNSSPPSPPLSLPPLTPPPPDSRSLIPDRHLPTIHWHPRILWVGIGCERGTSRQVIESAIQQVFQQYGLAEAAIAGIATIDLKADEVGLVEFCRDRALPLRCYPAETLRTIPVPTPSAIVETEVGTPSVAEAAALRAIQDFQSCTDVVVNRLSTPTPNPQSPIPNPQSPPSLLIPKQIFRLENQPGAVTLAVAQAEREYTGRIGQLWLVGTGPGQLEQMTPAAQTAIAQADAVIGYSLYIDLIRPLFRPGQIVETLPITQERQRAERAIALANWGLTVAVVSSGDCGIYGMAGLVLEQLRAQNWDGKTPAVQVFPGITALQATASRVGAPLMHDFCAISLSDLLTPWEVIEKRLTAAAQADFVVALYNPKSKTRVEQIAIAQRIFLQYRDPLTPVALVRSAYRTDEHITLTTLAELLMCPIDMLTTVLIGNQSTRTYANWMITPRGYLGFDGEDSVH; from the coding sequence GTGATAAAAATCACTATTCATGGCAAGATTGTTTCGCACCATCGTTTCACGCCAACCTTGATTTTTCAGGACTTTCAACCGATCGCCGCGATCGCTACAACCCCCCTCGGTGTGCAACTCCTGCAAAGAAGCTTGCCCAGCCAGACCGCTACCCTGTGGGTGCCTGAATCTCTCCGCGATCGCCTGCAACCTGTTACGGAACCATCCTTGCGCTCCTATTCCGGCTCATTGAAAGCGCATCTAGCCAGCCTTTGGGCCTCCCACCGTAGCTTTGTATTTTGTCTGGCAACTGGAGCCGTTGTTCGCTTAATTGCCCCCTTACTGCAAGACAAAGCCTCCGATCCAGCCGTCGTCGTATTGGATGAGGCCGGACAATTTGTGATCAGTCTGACGGGAGGGCATCAGGGTGGCAGCGATCGTCTCTCTCGGTTACTGGCCCTCCAGCTTGGGGCCACTCCCGTCCTGACCGGAGCGAGTAACAGTCTTGGTCTTCCCGGAATCGATGTCATTGGCCTGCCGTTTGGTTGGGTCAGGGGCGAGGGCGATTGGACCGGGGTGAGTGCTGCGATCGCCCGTCAAGCTCCAGTGCAAGTGATCCAGGAAGCAGGGACAACCTTGTGGCGAGATCATCTACCTCCTGAGCATCCATTGGTATTTGCGGAATGGGGTGATCAGGGAGTGGGGATTGGGGATGAGGCTCTGCAAGCTGCTATCTGGATTACTCCCCGTCTCACCCCAAATTCTTCTCCCCCATCTCCCCCACTGTCTCTTCCCCCTCTCACTCCCCCACCTCCTGATTCCCGATCGCTGATCCCCGATCGCCACCTCCCCACTATCCACTGGCATCCTCGTATCCTCTGGGTGGGCATTGGTTGTGAACGGGGTACTTCTCGACAGGTCATTGAAAGTGCGATCCAGCAAGTTTTTCAACAATACGGTTTGGCAGAGGCCGCGATCGCCGGAATTGCCACGATTGATTTGAAAGCCGATGAAGTTGGGCTGGTAGAGTTTTGCCGCGATCGTGCCTTGCCGTTACGGTGTTACCCCGCCGAAACCCTGCGAACCATTCCTGTTCCCACCCCCTCCGCCATCGTCGAAACCGAAGTGGGTACTCCCAGCGTTGCCGAAGCCGCCGCCCTCCGAGCTATCCAGGATTTCCAATCTTGTACCGATGTGGTTGTTAATCGCCTCTCTACCCCAACCCCCAATCCCCAATCCCCAATCCCGAACCCCCAATCCCCCCCCTCCCTCCTGATTCCCAAACAAATCTTCCGTCTGGAAAATCAACCTGGAGCTGTTACCCTGGCTGTTGCCCAGGCCGAACGGGAATATACCGGACGCATTGGGCAACTCTGGTTGGTGGGAACAGGGCCAGGACAGTTGGAGCAAATGACTCCCGCTGCTCAAACCGCGATCGCCCAGGCCGATGCCGTCATTGGATATTCTCTGTATATCGATTTGATCCGCCCCCTCTTCCGTCCGGGTCAAATTGTGGAAACCTTACCGATTACTCAGGAACGACAACGGGCCGAACGAGCGATCGCCCTGGCCAATTGGGGATTGACTGTCGCCGTGGTGTCTTCAGGAGACTGCGGTATTTACGGGATGGCCGGGCTGGTGCTGGAACAATTACGGGCGCAGAATTGGGATGGCAAGACCCCTGCGGTTCAGGTTTTTCCCGGAATTACTGCCCTCCAGGCCACGGCTTCCCGGGTTGGCGCACCTCTGATGCATGACTTTTGTGCCATCAGTCTGAGTGATTTGCTGACTCCCTGGGAAGTGATTGAAAAACGGTTAACCGCAGCGGCGCAAGCAGATTTTGTTGTAGCACTCTACAATCCCAAATCTAAAACTCGTGTGGAACAAATTGCGATCGCCCAACGCATCTTTTTGCAATATCGCGATCCTCTAACTCCCGTTGCGCTGGTGCGATCGGCCTACCGCACGGATGAACACATTACCTTAACCACCCTTGCTGAACTGCTCATGTGCCCGATTGATATGCTGACTACGGTTTTGATTGGCAATCAGAGCACGCGCACCTATGCTAACTGGATGATTACTCCCAGAGGATATCTGGGATTTGATGGGGAGGACTCAGTACACTGA
- a CDS encoding pentapeptide repeat-containing protein, translating to MLLIQLKTQTSNLKTLLAIGLLLLFLLGWAMPVQAAVSGSKFSSQYAPPPSYSNAELADHDFSGQVLRVAEFSNANLNRANFTNADLTGAVMSASTMTETNLQGADLTQAMLDQVKMVRTDLRNAILTNAILLRSTFEAVDITGTDFSGAILDGAQIRQLCQVASGVNAQTGISTRESLGCRS from the coding sequence ATGTTGCTCATTCAACTCAAAACCCAAACCTCAAACCTCAAAACTCTCCTTGCAATTGGCCTGCTCCTCCTGTTCCTGCTCGGCTGGGCAATGCCAGTTCAGGCAGCCGTATCGGGAAGCAAATTTTCTAGTCAGTATGCGCCACCACCGTCTTACAGCAATGCCGAATTGGCCGATCATGATTTTTCAGGACAAGTCTTAAGAGTTGCAGAATTTTCCAATGCCAATTTGAATCGAGCCAATTTCACGAATGCAGATCTGACGGGAGCGGTCATGAGTGCTTCTACGATGACTGAAACCAACTTGCAGGGAGCCGACCTGACTCAAGCCATGTTGGATCAGGTCAAGATGGTACGCACCGATTTACGAAACGCTATCTTGACGAATGCCATTCTGCTGCGATCGACGTTTGAAGCCGTGGACATTACCGGAACCGATTTCAGTGGGGCAATCCTGGATGGAGCACAAATCCGTCAACTATGTCAGGTTGCCAGCGGAGTCAACGCCCAAACTGGGATATCTACACGAGAATCCTTAGGATGTCGTTCTTAA
- a CDS encoding superoxide dismutase [Fe], with protein MAFEQPPLPYAMDALEPYGMKAETFEYHYGKHHKAYVDNLNKLTEGTDLANMPLEEVIKATYKDSAKQGIFNNAAQVWNHTFFWNCMKPGGGGTPTGELAARIDQDFGSFDKFKEEFSNAAATQFGSGWAWLVEDNGTLKVTKTPNAVDPIAEGQKPLLTLDVWEHAYYIDFRNARPAFIKNFLDRLVNWDFAAQNLAS; from the coding sequence ATGGCATTTGAACAGCCTCCCCTCCCCTACGCAATGGATGCTCTAGAGCCATACGGCATGAAAGCCGAGACCTTTGAGTATCACTATGGCAAACACCACAAAGCTTATGTGGATAACCTCAATAAGCTAACAGAAGGCACCGACCTGGCGAATATGCCTCTGGAAGAAGTGATCAAAGCCACCTATAAGGATTCCGCTAAGCAGGGCATTTTTAATAATGCAGCTCAGGTTTGGAATCATACCTTCTTCTGGAACTGTATGAAGCCCGGTGGTGGTGGTACTCCTACGGGAGAATTGGCTGCCCGGATTGATCAGGACTTTGGGAGCTTTGACAAGTTCAAGGAAGAGTTCTCCAATGCCGCAGCAACCCAATTTGGCAGCGGTTGGGCCTGGTTGGTGGAAGACAATGGCACCCTAAAAGTGACTAAAACTCCCAACGCCGTTGACCCGATCGCCGAAGGACAAAAACCCTTGCTGACTCTGGATGTGTGGGAACATGCCTACTACATCGACTTCCGCAATGCTCGTCCTGCTTTCATCAAAAACTTCCTGGATCGCCTGGTGAACTGGGACTTTGCGGCCCAAAACCTGGCCTCTTAG
- a CDS encoding 5-(carboxyamino)imidazole ribonucleotide synthase has product MLQRVGIIGGGQLAWMMADAAAKLGIDLIVQTPEKTDPAVAIASETILAPIADAKATAQLAARSDVITFENEFVDLPALTRLAAQGVCFRPALTALEPLLDKYHQRSYLKQLGLPTPDFTAMTIAEVQTLAAPDYPLVLKTRRHGYDGQGTFIVKTAADLDSLVGRLADVPLILEEFVPFERELAVMAARSVDGTIVVYPVVETEQKNQVCHRVFAPAIVDEAVVNQVTTIAERLLTNLQVVGILGIELFLTQSGDVLVNEIAPRTHNSGHYTLDACDTSQFEQQLRAVCGLPLGSPALRCRGAVMVNLLGYETSYRDYQAQRDRLAAIPQAHVHWYGKMEARPGRKLGHVTVLLDDETLQDPSQLQERELAIAQHIESIWYGK; this is encoded by the coding sequence ATGTTGCAACGGGTAGGAATTATTGGTGGGGGACAATTGGCCTGGATGATGGCGGATGCAGCGGCCAAATTGGGGATTGACCTGATTGTGCAAACGCCAGAGAAAACCGATCCAGCGGTGGCGATCGCCAGTGAAACCATTCTGGCTCCCATTGCGGATGCCAAGGCCACGGCACAACTGGCAGCCCGATCGGATGTGATTACATTTGAAAATGAGTTTGTTGACTTACCGGCCCTGACTCGACTCGCCGCACAGGGCGTATGTTTCCGTCCTGCTTTAACTGCCCTGGAGCCGTTGCTCGATAAATACCATCAACGCTCTTACCTGAAGCAATTGGGATTGCCCACCCCCGACTTTACGGCAATGACGATCGCAGAGGTTCAAACGCTGGCGGCTCCTGACTATCCACTGGTACTGAAAACTCGGCGGCATGGATATGACGGTCAGGGGACTTTCATTGTTAAAACAGCCGCAGATCTGGATTCCCTGGTTGGTCGATTAGCCGATGTGCCGCTGATTCTGGAAGAGTTTGTCCCTTTTGAGCGGGAATTAGCGGTGATGGCGGCTCGTTCGGTAGATGGGACGATCGTGGTCTATCCAGTGGTGGAAACCGAACAAAAGAATCAGGTCTGTCATCGGGTCTTTGCCCCGGCAATCGTGGATGAAGCCGTGGTGAACCAGGTCACGACGATCGCTGAACGCTTATTAACCAACTTGCAAGTGGTGGGAATTTTGGGCATTGAGTTATTTCTCACCCAGTCAGGCGATGTGCTAGTCAACGAAATTGCTCCCCGTACCCATAATTCTGGTCATTACACTCTGGATGCCTGTGACACCTCCCAGTTTGAGCAGCAACTGCGGGCTGTTTGTGGATTGCCGTTGGGTAGTCCAGCTCTGCGATGTCGGGGAGCCGTGATGGTGAACTTGTTGGGATATGAAACGTCCTATCGGGATTACCAGGCCCAGCGCGATCGTCTTGCTGCGATTCCCCAGGCTCATGTTCACTGGTATGGCAAAATGGAAGCCCGTCCAGGCCGGAAGTTAGGCCATGTCACCGTGCTACTAGATGACGAGACACTGCAGGATCCCAGTCAGTTGCAGGAAAGGGAGTTGGCGATCGCGCAACACATTGAATCTATTTGGTATGGAAAATAG